Proteins encoded within one genomic window of Hevea brasiliensis isolate MT/VB/25A 57/8 chromosome 8, ASM3005281v1, whole genome shotgun sequence:
- the LOC131182538 gene encoding uncharacterized protein LOC131182538, with the protein MEEVNRVAGRFKISLTDSTMMWIVYRAMDKAYERAQSKEGVIERLTEISKFYELAVMQLEGCLRFVQEETDSSFESSDEDVLGDLTEIRDRLIGRLKELDLAIAEKDRELTERSENELKLGQALEIKKRQMDSIRAKLKLEPTKVEGVEDSIPSNRVGVDELTLGNRANADEEFSGLKHSVDRQVWNIKHKLEPEDRRRNRSCDSLKIEQMGSDIDVLKETMDVAFGKMQSAIFLSEMGPVEQQWRLTIEKDALGILIKGFVRDIQESFKAQVRGREKQVSLGLSKHLSDLMKDINCLNDELEALCLSQSNQDRKISLKPKEKSLSEEDDHGNPGNSTLSVEKVDQQKQLGEGDPEDDGGNYVAKLIKNHESIIKRKNKELNLMKRENLGEKDSSYPRREEDLVSPRRRIQDVIVRMENLITWNAKLGENFGNYESDDDVESSSTKRLCNFSMTKQKKSHIDNLEVGQGKVNEVSISGAVNEELHNEIRVLKEEKEDVSFQAMIMEKTCASVLEGFIYEFRTDLYRYDLEILSREGIHEDSLKKIVLEWNEQMESHQLEIQFREEIHYIVFGEAVKNFVSTLDSTLIECQDARAECSCLEDYNLEGKLREEISRVLFREVYKEWNELVKISDTGNLVREEIHQIAIEETLRDIANTTDYIISVLKEENLEGELREDIWRLLFGELCKEWNEVMKRLDDENLVREEIYQVAFDETLRDVANTGNHLVSKCNDGKNSENCIHGFHCNKSFQCAEHSVKEDVYMVFLREMFKEWKGIDAQNFESLIREEVFLLAFFEAVKEASAAYREGAAYDHFKISEDFICPDKLHRSKEVSEEEILVQNQESLLNCIRVEEDLIRSTSSEIKEHNAHCHPIQMKHEKLDKVKISQELFTEMGSAFNSVSSKVEIALEQLAVSKALLSELRSCLGVAVEDVERINDRTVSVASAHNLKPSWLQQKEIKEVKVTPSYCEFIPIKEFLQVFMDFKCRVEEKLELNILRLEEAMHHLNPVTELVARHRRKEWLYKKAFIRRCENLRKAETEVDLLGDQVEVLLGLLEKIYNVLHHYSPVLQQYFEVLDILNMIRKVLIGEVLASSDTDC; encoded by the exons ATGGAAGAGGTAAATAGGGTGGCTGGTAGATTCAAAATCTCATTAACAGATTCCACAATGATGTGGATTGTGTATCGTGCAATGGATAAAGCATACGAAAGAGCACAGTCCAAGGAAGGTGTTATTGAGCGACTGACTGAGATATCCAAGTTCTATGAGTTGGCAGTGATGCAGTTGGAGGGATGTTTGAGGTTTGTTCAAGAAGAAACAGACAGCAGTTTTGAAAGCAGCGATGAAGATGTTTTAGGGGACTTGACAGAAATTAGAGATCGTCTCATAGGACGCCTCAAGGAACTGGACCTGGCCATTGCAGAAAAGGATAGAGAGTTAACTGAGAGATCAGAAAATGAGTTGAAGCTTGGACAGGCACTGGAAATCAAAAAAAGACAAATGGATTCTATACGTGCCAAGCTCAAACTTGAGCCAACAAAAGTGGAGGGTGTTGAAGATTCCATTCCTAGCAATAGGGTGGGTGTTGATGAACTCACTCTTGGAAATCGGGCAAATGCTGATGAGGAATTTTCTGGGCTGAAACATTCAGTGGATCGGCAGGTATGGAATATCAAACATAAACTTGAACCTGAAGATAGAAGGAGAAATCGGAGTTGTGACAGCTTAAAGATTGAGCAGATGGGATCAGACATTGACGTCTTAAAAGAAACAATGGACGTTGCTTTTGGAAAGATGCAGAGTGCCATTTTTTTGTCTGAGATGGGGCCAGTAGAGCAGCAGTGGAGGTTGACAATTGAGAAAGATGCATTAGGCATTCTGATTAAAGGCTTTGTGAGAGACATCCAGGAGAGTTTTAAAGCACAAGTCAGAGGGCGGGAGAAGCAAGTTTCTCTTGGATTGAGCAAGCATTTGTCAGATTTAATGAAAGATATCAACTGCTTGAATGATGAACTAGAAGCTCTTTGCTTATCCCAAAGCAATCAGGATCGCAAGATTTCGCTAAAGCCAAAGGAAAAGTCTTTATCAGAAGAAGACGATCATGGCAACCCCGGAAATTCCACCTTAAGTGTTGAGAAAGTAGACCAACAGAAGCAGCTTGGTGAAGGAGATCCAGAAGATGATGGTGGTAATTATGTTGCTAAACTGATAAAGAACCATGAGTCAATTATCAAGAGAAAAAACAAAGAGCTAAATTTGATGAAGCGGGAAAATCTTGGGGAAAAAGACAGTTCATACCCTAGGAGAGAAGAGGATCTTGTTAGCCCTAGAAGAAGGATCCAAGATGTCATTGTAAGAATGGAAAATCTAATTACTTGGAATGCAAAACTTGGCGAAAATTTTGGCAACTATGAAAGTGATGACGATGTGGAAAGCTCTTCAACGAAAAGGTTATGCAACTTCAGCATGACAAAACAGAAAAAATCTCACATTGACAATTTGGAAGTTGGCCAGGGGAAAGTGAATGAAGTTTCAATTTCTGGTGCAGTAAATGAAGAACTACATAATGAAATAAGGGtgctgaaagaagaaaaggaggatGTAAGTTTTCAAGCTATGATAATGGAAAAAACTTGTGCTTCTGTTTTGGAAGGTTTCATATATGAATTCAGAACTGACTTATATAGGTATGATCTGGAGATTCTGTCAAGGGAAGGTATTCATGAAGATTCATTGAAGAAAATAGTCCTTGAATGGAATGAACAAATGGAAAGTCACCAGCTAGAAATTCAGTTTAGAGAAGAGATACATTATATTGTATTTGGTGAGGCAGTGAAGAATTTTGTTTCTACTCTTGACTCTACATTAATAGAATGTCAGGATGCCAGGGCTGAATGCTCTTGTTTGGAAGACTATAATTTAGAGGGAAAACTGAGGGAGGAAATATCCAGGGTCCTTTTTAGGGAAGTGTACAAGGAATGGAATGAATTAGTTAAAATATCTGATACTGGAAACCTTGTTAGGGAAGAAATACATCAGATTGCCATTGAAGAGACCCTTAGAGATATAGCAAACACTACTGATTACATaattagtgtactcaaagaggaGAATTTAGAGGGAGAATTAAGAGAGGATATATGGAGACTACTCTTTGGGGAACTGTGCAAGGAGTGGAATGAGGTTATGAAAAGATTGGATGATGAAAACCTTGTTAGGGAAGAGATATATCAGGTTGCCTTTGACGAAACCCTGAGAGATGTGGCAAATACTGGTAATCACTTAGTAAGCAAATGCAATGATGGGAAAAATTCAGAGAATTGTATCCATGGCTTCCATTGTAACAAGTCCTTTCAGTGCGCAGAACATTCAGTTAAGGAGGATGTCTATATGGTTTTCCTTAGGGAAATGTTTAAAGAATGGAAAGGAATTGATGCTCAGAACTTTGAGAGTCTCATTAGGGAAGAAGTTTTCCTACTTGCTTTTTTTGAGGCTGTGAAAGAAGCTAGTGCTGCTTATAGAGAAGGTGCAGCCTATGATCATTTCAAAATCTCAGAAGATTTCATCTGTCCTGACAAGTTACATAGAAGTAAAGAGGTTAGTGAAGAGGAGATTTTGGTTCAAAATCAAGAATCATTATTGAATTGTATTAGAGTTGAGGAGGATTTGATTCGAAGCACAAGTTCTGAAATTAAGGAGCACAATGCACACTGCCACCCCATTCAAATGAAACATGAAAAGTTGGATAAAGTAAAGATCTCTCAAGAGTTGTTTACTGAAATGGGAAGCGCTTTCAATTCTGTAAGCAGCAAAGTTGAGATAGCTTTGGAGCAGTTAGCTGTGAGTAAGGCACTATTGAGTGAGTTAAGATCTTGTCTAGGTGTAGCAGTTGAAGATGTAGAAAGGATCAATGATCGGACAGTTTCTGTAGCTTCTGCACATAACTTGAAGCCATCCTGGTTGCAACAAAAAGAAATCAAGGAGGTGAAAGTAACTCCATCTTATTGTGAATTTATACCTATCAAGGAATTTTTGCAAGTATTTATGGACTTTAAGTGCAGAGTAGAAGAAAAGTTAGAGCTGAATATTTTGAG GTTGGAAGAAGCAATGCATCATTTAAATCCAGTTACTGAACTTGTTGCCAGACACAGGAGGAAAGAATGGCTTTATAAAAAGGCTTTTATCAGAAGATGTGAAAATCTCAGAAAGGCTGAAACTGAG GTGGATCTGCTTGGGGATCAAGTAGAAGTACTTCTAGGTCTACTCGAGAAGATATACAATGTACTGCATCACTATTCACCAGTGTTGCAGCAGTATTTTGAG GTCTTGGACATTTTGAACATGATCAGGAAAGTATTAATTGGTGAAGTTCTCGCCTCCAGTGACACAGATTGTTGA
- the LOC131182148 gene encoding uncharacterized protein LOC131182148 gives MERVFKKLHCTEELKFEYSVSLLYGDAYEWWKTIPHSLVEPSVLTWSDFLREFRQKWVPNAYVDMKLQEFFSLKQGNKSVAEYDRDFSRLSHYVWYLFTTTRDRCKQFEAGLKPSLRMQVVGFRHENFSELISEALELERIELEGASKKGLEEKEKTGKTTDQVPNSGLRKRKHFRGSSSRKSSRGRSSG, from the coding sequence atggagagagtattcaagaagtTACATTGCACAGAAGAActcaagtttgaatactctgtttcTTTACTAtatggggatgcatatgagtggtggaagaccatcccccatagtttaGTGGAGCCCTCTGTTCTGACCTGgtcagattttctgagggaatttaGACAGAAATGGGTCCCTAATGCCTATGTTGACATGAAATTGCAAGAGTTTTTTAGCTTGAAGCAAGGGAATAAATCTGTGGCTGAGTATGACAGAGACTTCTCCAGATTAAGTCATTATGTGTGGTACCTGTTTACCACCACCAGAGATCGATGTAAGCAGTTTGAAGCTGgtctgaagcccagtttgaggatgcaagtagtgggattcagacatgaAAACTTCTCTGAGCTAATATCTGAAGCATTGgaattggaaagaattgaattggAAGGGGCATCGAAAAAGGGtttagaagagaaagagaaaactgggaagactactgatcaagttcctaaTAGTGGGTTAAGAAAGAGAAAACACTttagaggatctagctcacgcaagTCTAGTAGAGGTAGATCCTCAGGATAG
- the LOC110641090 gene encoding NADH dehydrogenase [ubiquinone] 1 beta subcomplex subunit 2: MGGGHGEGVTHKGLTLHQPKRWHTVTGKGLCAVMWFWVLYRAKQDGPVVLGWRHPWDGHDDHGHGHGH, translated from the exons ATGGGAGGAGGGCATGGAGAGGGCGTGACTCACAAGGGATTGACTTTGCATCAGCCAAAGCGATGGCATACAGTCACAGGAAAGGGCTTGTGTGCCGTCATGTG gttttgGGTACTATACAGGGCTAAGCAAGATGGTCCTGTAGTATTG GGTTGGAGGCATCCTTGGGATGGCCATGATGACCATGGCCATGGCCATGGACACTAG
- the LOC131182539 gene encoding NADH dehydrogenase [ubiquinone] 1 beta subcomplex subunit 2-like has product MGGGHGEGMTYKGLTLHQPKRWRTVTGKGLCDVMWFWVLYRAKQDGPVVLGWRHPWDSHDDHGHGHGH; this is encoded by the exons ATGGGAGGAGGGCATGGAGAGGGCATGACTTACAAGGGATTGACTTTGCATCAGCCAAAGCGATGGCGTACAGTCACAGGAAAGGGCTTGTGTGACGTTATGTG gtTTTGGGTACTATACAGGGCTAAGCAAGATGGTCCTGTAGTATTG GGTTGGAGGCATCCTTGGGATAGCCATGATGACCATGGCCATGGCCATGGACACTAG